A window of Dehalococcoidia bacterium contains these coding sequences:
- a CDS encoding MFS transporter, producing the protein MIECPMLSGGGHYQTGGWKAHWILIVCLLLYTLSYMDRVVLTVVLQPMKLEMGWSDTQLGAIQTVYMLSYGALAIPTAYLVDRWSRKKSIGVLALMLNAFSGLTGLAWNFLSVIIPRIFCGAGASGVVTGSIAMVTAAYPKIRHGRAMGIFNMGIPLGIALGAIVGGVMAHHFGWRSPFLLLGGIGLLLSLAAFFLRDYKTVKEGVTVSLGGLWQSIVALLKIPTLRWYYLGYAMMLVTSLAQINWMPTYLIRQFNMGTDTAGYLTCIISLVAIIGAPLGGVLSDFWYKRNRKGRLWLPALSSSVSALIMAASFLAFSINFALGLILIFIFGIINMTAIPALSVISQDVVPVAHKGLSHGVAALCMYALGGAWAPVLVGSISDALGGGAAGLMWAVVIACSGGLLACICFVIGARHYIADEDRVRGSLLSSD; encoded by the coding sequence ATGATAGAATGTCCCATGCTCTCCGGAGGAGGCCATTACCAGACAGGGGGCTGGAAGGCACACTGGATACTAATAGTATGCCTGCTTCTATATACGCTCAGCTACATGGACCGCGTGGTGCTGACGGTGGTGCTGCAGCCTATGAAGCTCGAGATGGGGTGGAGCGATACGCAACTCGGCGCCATACAGACCGTCTATATGTTGAGCTACGGCGCACTGGCTATACCCACCGCTTACCTGGTCGACCGCTGGAGCAGAAAGAAGTCCATAGGTGTGCTGGCGCTCATGCTGAACGCCTTCAGCGGTCTGACCGGCCTGGCCTGGAATTTTTTGTCCGTGATAATACCCAGGATCTTTTGCGGCGCAGGCGCCAGCGGTGTGGTAACCGGCAGCATCGCCATGGTCACCGCAGCCTATCCCAAGATCAGGCACGGCAGGGCTATGGGCATTTTCAACATGGGAATACCCCTGGGCATTGCGCTCGGCGCCATCGTGGGGGGAGTAATGGCGCACCATTTCGGCTGGCGCTCCCCTTTCCTGTTGCTGGGCGGGATCGGCCTTTTATTATCGCTGGCCGCATTCTTCCTCAGGGACTATAAAACAGTTAAAGAAGGGGTAACGGTCAGCCTGGGAGGACTGTGGCAATCCATTGTAGCGTTGCTCAAGATCCCCACGCTGCGCTGGTATTATCTGGGGTATGCAATGATGCTGGTCACCAGCCTGGCCCAGATCAACTGGATGCCCACCTACCTGATCCGCCAGTTCAACATGGGCACCGATACCGCAGGTTACCTGACCTGCATCATCAGCCTGGTAGCCATCATCGGCGCTCCCCTGGGCGGTGTACTCTCCGACTTCTGGTATAAAAGAAACAGGAAGGGCAGGCTCTGGCTGCCTGCCTTATCTTCCTCAGTATCTGCTCTCATCATGGCGGCCTCGTTCCTGGCCTTCAGCATCAATTTTGCGCTCGGCCTGATCTTGATCTTCATTTTCGGCATCATAAACATGACCGCCATACCGGCATTAAGCGTTATATCACAGGACGTTGTGCCGGTGGCGCACAAGGGACTTTCCCACGGAGTCGCCGCGTTATGCATGTACGCCCTGGGCGGCGCCTGGGCGCCGGTGCTGGTCGGAAGCATCTCGGATGCCCTGGGGGGTGGCGCCGCCGGCCTGATGTGGGCTGTGGTCATCGCCTGCTCGGGGGGACTGCTGGCCTGCATTTGCTTCGTAATAGGAGCAAGACACTATATTGCGGATGAGGACAGGGTTAGAGGTTCTCTGCTCAGTTCGGACTAA
- a CDS encoding alpha-glucosidase, whose protein sequence is MQGEGGYVWWKHGVMCEIWPRSYYDTNKDGSGDLKGITAKLDYLADLGIDGIWLGPINASPMVDSGYDVADYRTINPLYGSMKDFEELLCEAHNHRIRIIMDLVVNHTSDQHAWFKESRSSRDNPRRDWYIWHDKKGGGPPTNWKALVGGSTWEWDKTTGQYYLHSFLKTQPDLNWRNPVVKKEIYDTMRFWLDKGVDGFRYDILNYFLKDDELRNNPISLAAGPFNGFQKHLYTRNQPGMYDILKEMRAVLDEYQDRMMVGEVFVAEEGPSMAAAYLGDEGELAHLSFEFSMVFSKWGAHRFSDALTNWYSLIPPKGWPCNVLSNHDRPRAVTRYAAGEDTVKRAKVLAAMLLTIWGTPFLYYGEEIGMPNSRITRKDVMDTIGKMYWPIVKGRDGERNPMQWNGGPHAGFSEVKPWLPLNDDYAEINVDIQLQEPTSVLNFYRRLTALRREKAVLQMGSFEKSPSHKDIMSYCRTYRNNKVYVMLNFSANRLSHTCTPAGQWSVLLGTYRSGGTSIGSGSFEVFPYEALILEKSK, encoded by the coding sequence ATGCAGGGTGAAGGCGGCTATGTCTGGTGGAAGCATGGCGTCATGTGTGAAATCTGGCCGCGCAGCTATTACGATACCAACAAAGATGGCTCAGGGGATTTAAAAGGTATAACTGCAAAGCTGGATTACCTGGCCGATCTGGGCATCGACGGCATCTGGCTGGGTCCCATCAATGCCTCCCCCATGGTCGATTCGGGCTACGATGTAGCCGATTACCGCACGATAAATCCTCTCTATGGAAGCATGAAGGATTTCGAGGAACTGCTGTGTGAGGCTCATAACCACCGTATACGCATCATCATGGACCTGGTGGTAAACCACACTTCCGATCAGCACGCCTGGTTCAAAGAGTCCCGCTCGTCAAGGGACAACCCCAGGCGGGACTGGTATATCTGGCATGATAAAAAAGGGGGCGGGCCCCCAACTAACTGGAAGGCGCTGGTGGGCGGCAGCACCTGGGAGTGGGATAAAACCACCGGGCAATATTACCTGCATTCGTTTCTCAAGACGCAGCCCGACCTTAACTGGCGTAACCCGGTGGTTAAAAAAGAGATATACGATACTATGAGGTTCTGGCTGGATAAAGGGGTGGACGGCTTCCGCTACGACATTCTCAATTATTTCCTCAAGGACGACGAGTTGCGTAACAATCCGATCTCACTGGCAGCAGGGCCCTTCAACGGCTTTCAGAAGCACCTTTACACCAGGAACCAGCCCGGCATGTATGACATACTCAAGGAGATGCGTGCCGTACTGGATGAGTACCAGGACCGCATGATGGTGGGAGAGGTCTTCGTTGCCGAGGAAGGCCCGTCCATGGCCGCCGCCTACCTGGGTGATGAAGGTGAGCTCGCCCACCTGTCGTTCGAGTTCTCTATGGTATTCTCGAAATGGGGCGCGCACAGATTCTCGGACGCCCTGACGAACTGGTATTCACTCATCCCGCCAAAGGGCTGGCCCTGCAACGTGCTCTCCAATCATGACCGGCCGCGAGCGGTGACACGCTACGCCGCCGGCGAGGATACTGTTAAACGAGCGAAAGTGCTGGCGGCTATGCTGCTCACCATATGGGGCACGCCTTTTCTATATTACGGTGAGGAGATCGGCATGCCCAACAGCCGGATCACCAGAAAGGATGTAATGGACACCATAGGCAAGATGTACTGGCCTATCGTCAAAGGCAGAGACGGCGAACGAAATCCCATGCAGTGGAACGGGGGTCCTCACGCCGGGTTCTCGGAAGTCAAGCCCTGGTTGCCCCTCAATGACGACTATGCGGAGATCAACGTAGATATTCAGTTGCAGGAGCCCACCTCGGTGCTGAATTTTTACAGGCGATTGACGGCGCTCAGACGGGAAAAGGCTGTATTGCAAATGGGCAGCTTCGAGAAATCGCCCTCGCATAAAGATATAATGTCCTATTGCAGGACCTACCGGAACAATAAGGTTTATGTTATGCTGAATTTCTCGGCAAACAGGCTCTCGCATACCTGTACACCGGCCGGCCAGTGGAGCGTGCTGCTGGGTACGTACCGCAGCGGCGGCACTTCAATCGGCAGCGGGAGTTTTGAAGTATTTCCCTATGAGGCCCTGATACTGGAGAAATCAAAATAA
- the rpiB gene encoding ribose 5-phosphate isomerase B — protein MKQVVAFGSDHVGFEMKGELIRRLRGRYDIMDVGPLAYDAADDYPDYAGATAKAVASGKVWRGVLICGSGVGVCITANKVAGVRACVCHDTFSAHQGVEHVDMNVLCLGARIIGIELAAEIVTAFLNAKFGGEDKHQRRLNKLLAIEKKSLTNKEP, from the coding sequence ATGAAACAGGTTGTTGCCTTTGGTTCAGACCATGTCGGCTTTGAGATGAAGGGTGAACTTATCAGGCGTCTGCGGGGCAGGTACGATATTATGGATGTCGGTCCGCTGGCCTATGATGCTGCCGACGATTATCCTGATTACGCCGGCGCGACGGCAAAGGCTGTAGCGTCGGGAAAGGTTTGGCGCGGCGTTCTTATATGCGGCAGCGGCGTAGGGGTGTGTATCACCGCCAATAAGGTGGCGGGCGTGCGAGCCTGCGTATGCCATGACACTTTTTCGGCACACCAGGGCGTGGAGCATGTCGATATGAATGTGCTCTGCCTGGGCGCCCGGATAATAGGCATCGAGCTGGCCGCAGAGATAGTTACAGCCTTTCTTAATGCTAAGTTCGGCGGTGAGGATAAACATCAGCGCCGGCTTAACAAGCTCCTGGCTATCGAGAAAAAATCCCTTACAAATAAGGAACCCTGA
- a CDS encoding alpha-galactosidase, translating to MEDKGQVVENQLWRISFDMRSGRISADRRDNTALSVAGALIGLSYATPDGNKRTAGFAGGKTESAGQPLEDVHGRGRQYRFTSSGRMDGLELGYLINLYDDRPFLLMRLEVTNSSRSDICLHDMHLLQAETACGGRVDFAGGGTLNFFKVGWHDWVYSGLRQSKERDVNSLLIMRPFISKQLYNPALPIGRRKGEFWGDGWGLLTDQRSALLAGFASTADQFGVLHVNCRSGAAELTLTAQADGVLLEPGETFKSEWGYLQFIDLPCADPAADYVQAVARQMKARVPAVPPPAQWTHWYHFFQSITADLFIANLNTIDSIRETIPFKIVQLDDGYQSAWGDWTTCNVKFPRGLAHLSDNIKKKGFTSGLWLAPFVVDPRSKTAQEHPEWLVKDKKGKPIVSGYFYDFYGHALDLTQPDVLEHVRSLLETIARKWGYGFVKTDFVYSGALPGVRQNPKITRAQAFRKGMEAVRAGIGEDTFLLGCGCPFGPAVGIVDAMRIGPDTAPNWTPYLWSVKWATPIIKSEKSIGSLCNNIRHTLNLSTLHQQWWWNDPDCLMVRNYDTTLSDDEVISNLSLVGLSGGLLISSDDLTRLPVERQKLVALLTPLMGVSGRPLDLLEREMAELYWLPLNKNGMRWQDVAVFNWSKSAAERSLDLTRLGYETGQRLHVFDFWRKKHSLEQTGRIGLGAIPSHGCRMLRICREGEAPTLVGDTLHITQGCEIESWQVAGKALEISTIDMGRRAHGSLWLSTPGRLVSASCGNTAANFEKANDDIYRLDLDFRGRAVIKIQWE from the coding sequence ATGGAAGATAAAGGACAAGTAGTCGAAAATCAGCTCTGGCGTATCTCTTTCGACATGAGAAGCGGCAGGATCAGCGCAGACCGTCGTGATAATACCGCCCTCTCGGTTGCCGGCGCCCTCATCGGACTCAGCTATGCCACTCCGGACGGAAATAAACGTACTGCCGGCTTTGCCGGGGGGAAAACCGAAAGCGCCGGTCAGCCGCTGGAAGACGTCCACGGCAGGGGCAGGCAATACCGTTTCACCAGCTCCGGCCGCATGGATGGGCTGGAGCTGGGTTACCTGATCAATCTGTACGATGACAGGCCTTTTCTTTTAATGCGACTGGAGGTAACCAACAGCAGCCGGTCAGATATCTGCCTGCACGATATGCATCTGCTGCAGGCTGAAACAGCCTGCGGTGGGAGAGTGGATTTCGCAGGCGGCGGGACATTGAATTTCTTTAAAGTGGGATGGCATGACTGGGTGTACTCGGGTTTACGACAGAGTAAGGAACGGGATGTGAATTCGCTGCTGATTATGCGGCCGTTTATCAGCAAGCAGCTGTATAATCCGGCCCTGCCCATAGGCAGGAGGAAGGGTGAATTCTGGGGTGACGGCTGGGGTCTGCTGACCGATCAGAGGTCGGCCTTGCTGGCGGGGTTCGCCTCAACAGCCGATCAGTTCGGTGTTCTGCACGTTAATTGCAGGAGTGGCGCAGCGGAGCTGACATTAACGGCGCAGGCGGATGGCGTTTTATTGGAGCCGGGCGAGACATTCAAGTCCGAATGGGGATATCTGCAATTCATCGATCTGCCCTGTGCGGACCCGGCGGCCGATTACGTTCAGGCTGTGGCGAGGCAGATGAAGGCGCGCGTCCCGGCCGTTCCCCCGCCGGCGCAGTGGACGCACTGGTACCATTTCTTCCAGTCCATCACTGCCGACCTTTTTATCGCTAACCTGAACACTATCGACAGCATCAGGGAGACCATCCCCTTTAAAATTGTGCAACTCGATGACGGCTATCAATCGGCCTGGGGCGACTGGACCACCTGCAACGTCAAATTCCCGCGTGGACTGGCGCATCTGTCCGACAATATCAAGAAGAAAGGGTTCACTTCAGGATTATGGCTGGCGCCGTTCGTGGTTGATCCGCGCTCAAAGACGGCGCAGGAGCATCCTGAATGGCTGGTCAAGGATAAGAAAGGCAAGCCGATCGTAAGCGGATATTTCTATGATTTTTACGGGCATGCCCTGGACCTGACGCAGCCTGATGTGCTGGAGCACGTGCGTTCGCTGCTGGAGACCATCGCCCGAAAGTGGGGCTACGGCTTCGTCAAGACCGATTTCGTTTACTCCGGCGCATTGCCGGGTGTTCGGCAAAATCCCAAGATTACGCGCGCGCAGGCCTTCCGCAAAGGGATGGAGGCCGTAAGGGCCGGCATTGGGGAAGATACCTTTCTGCTGGGCTGCGGGTGCCCCTTCGGGCCGGCGGTGGGCATTGTCGATGCCATGCGCATCGGTCCCGATACCGCTCCCAACTGGACTCCCTACCTGTGGAGCGTCAAATGGGCAACACCCATCATAAAAAGCGAGAAATCCATCGGTTCGCTGTGCAATAATATCCGGCACACGCTCAATTTAAGCACGTTGCACCAGCAATGGTGGTGGAACGATCCCGACTGCCTTATGGTACGCAACTACGATACGACACTGAGCGACGATGAGGTTATCAGCAACCTCAGCCTGGTGGGGCTGTCAGGCGGATTGCTGATAAGCAGCGACGACCTGACCCGCCTGCCCGTGGAGAGACAGAAGCTGGTGGCTCTGCTCACACCGCTGATGGGAGTGAGCGGCCGTCCGCTTGACCTGCTTGAGAGGGAGATGGCAGAGCTGTACTGGTTGCCTCTTAACAAGAACGGCATGAGATGGCAGGACGTTGCGGTCTTCAACTGGAGCAAGAGCGCGGCAGAGCGCAGCCTGGACCTGACCCGTCTGGGATACGAGACCGGACAGAGGCTGCACGTCTTTGATTTCTGGCGGAAGAAGCACAGCCTGGAACAGACCGGCAGGATCGGGCTGGGGGCAATTCCCTCACACGGCTGCCGGATGCTGCGCATCTGTCGCGAGGGGGAAGCTCCCACGCTGGTGGGAGATACACTTCATATCACGCAGGGCTGCGAGATCGAGTCCTGGCAAGTTGCGGGCAAGGCCCTGGAGATAAGCACGATCGACATGGGGCGCAGAGCGCACGGCTCTCTCTGGCTGAGTACGCCGGGCAGGCTCGTTTCTGCAAGCTGCGGGAACACTGCCGCGAACTTCGAAAAGGCAAACGATGATATATACAGGCTTGACCTGGATTTCCGGGGACGCGCCGTGATAAAAATACAGTGGGAATAG
- a CDS encoding MFS transporter yields the protein MTKSKYPWFVFGTFFAFMLFQQAERLVIGPLTTPIMEEFQINQAQMGLVFSGALLVGAILYPVWGYLYDRFARTRLLALAALIWGATTWLSAAVRTFPLFVVTRSSTGIADSSYPGLYNITNDYFVPKERGKIMGLLQIAQPMGYLVGMVLALILGSIIGWRGVFYVTGAVGFVLAIVIFFGVKEPQRGSTEPELQGIDQKGDYKFNWKTAMGLFKKKSLLFIFLNCFTGVFPWQVLTFWFFRYLETGRGYDSTTVLITMVVAVLMLAAGYPIGGILGDYFFKRNQRGRLLVSAAGILIALVLLIFAIMVPYNQIYLFGFLLAFTCIFMPFASPNVVTTIYDMTLPEVRSTANALQNFFEQIGSSIAPLAAGIIADMSSLQNAILIICVSAWTLCFIFISIAAYLVPKDLQDLRNQLKERAEIERARA from the coding sequence ATGACCAAGTCTAAATATCCATGGTTCGTATTCGGGACGTTCTTTGCCTTCATGTTGTTCCAACAGGCCGAACGGCTGGTTATCGGCCCGCTGACCACACCTATTATGGAGGAGTTCCAGATAAATCAGGCGCAGATGGGACTGGTCTTCTCCGGCGCACTGCTGGTGGGCGCCATACTTTACCCTGTGTGGGGCTATCTGTATGACCGCTTCGCCCGTACCAGGCTGCTGGCGCTGGCGGCCCTTATCTGGGGCGCAACCACGTGGCTGAGCGCGGCCGTGCGCACTTTCCCGCTCTTCGTGGTAACACGCTCGTCCACGGGTATCGCCGACTCAAGCTATCCCGGCCTCTACAACATAACCAATGATTATTTCGTGCCCAAGGAGCGGGGCAAGATCATGGGGCTGCTGCAGATTGCGCAGCCGATGGGCTACCTCGTTGGCATGGTACTGGCGCTCATCCTGGGCAGCATAATAGGCTGGCGCGGTGTATTCTATGTCACCGGCGCGGTGGGCTTTGTGCTGGCCATCGTAATTTTCTTCGGTGTAAAGGAACCGCAGCGCGGCAGCACCGAACCCGAGTTGCAAGGCATAGACCAGAAGGGCGATTACAAGTTCAACTGGAAGACCGCGATGGGCCTTTTCAAGAAGAAATCACTGCTCTTCATCTTTCTCAACTGTTTCACAGGTGTCTTTCCCTGGCAGGTGCTGACCTTCTGGTTCTTCCGCTATCTTGAGACCGGGCGCGGCTACGATTCCACCACGGTGCTCATTACTATGGTGGTGGCAGTATTGATGCTGGCTGCGGGATACCCCATCGGCGGTATACTGGGAGACTATTTTTTCAAGCGCAACCAGCGCGGACGCCTGTTGGTCAGCGCGGCGGGCATACTGATTGCCCTGGTATTGCTGATATTCGCCATCATGGTTCCCTACAACCAGATTTACCTGTTCGGATTCCTGCTGGCATTCACCTGCATCTTTATGCCCTTCGCTTCGCCCAACGTGGTGACCACAATCTATGATATGACGCTGCCCGAGGTGCGCAGCACGGCCAACGCGCTGCAGAACTTCTTCGAGCAGATAGGCTCATCCATCGCGCCCCTGGCCGCAGGTATCATCGCCGATATGTCATCTTTGCAGAACGCCATACTGATCATCTGTGTTTCTGCGTGGACCCTGTGTTTCATCTTTATTTCCATTGCTGCTTACCTGGTGCCCAAAGACCTTCAGGACTTGCGTAACCAGTTGAAGGAGAGGGCCGAGATCGAAAGGGCGCGGGCTTAA
- a CDS encoding sugar phosphate isomerase/epimerase family protein: MKKDIKFAAAISALGNPGDRFMSGYKEDRSAAEMFALAAEAGISGLEFVYGRDVTDENVDEIKGYMEKHGLKCCDVLPNLFGRKEFIKGSISSRDQSTAKAAAAEIRRTIDITKKLGGSLVNIWPGQDGYDYPFESDYLKAWGLMIELLQEAADYDPAVRLGLEYKFKEPRVHSYISTVAKSLLLCQAVDRPNVGVILDIGHAILAYENAAESLALARMFGDRLFLLHINDTRPDWDWDLNVGSVHFLDTLEWLYWADKTSYDGYYTLDIWPARMDTVEAIRESIEWIRTMRRALERIGDTSIENMMREGNPARAMKIIREAVFR; encoded by the coding sequence ATGAAAAAGGATATCAAATTCGCCGCCGCCATCTCTGCGCTGGGCAATCCCGGCGACCGTTTTATGTCCGGCTATAAGGAGGACCGTTCCGCCGCTGAGATGTTTGCCCTGGCCGCCGAAGCAGGTATTAGCGGGCTGGAATTCGTCTACGGGAGGGACGTTACGGACGAGAATGTCGACGAGATAAAAGGCTATATGGAAAAGCATGGGCTTAAGTGCTGCGATGTATTGCCCAACCTTTTCGGCCGCAAGGAGTTTATCAAGGGGTCGATATCCAGCCGTGACCAGTCGACGGCGAAGGCGGCGGCGGCCGAGATTCGCCGGACCATCGACATCACTAAAAAACTGGGCGGGAGCCTGGTCAATATCTGGCCGGGGCAGGACGGCTACGATTACCCTTTCGAGTCCGATTATCTCAAGGCATGGGGGCTGATGATCGAGTTGCTGCAGGAAGCGGCCGATTACGATCCGGCGGTCAGGCTGGGACTGGAGTACAAGTTCAAGGAGCCGCGCGTTCACAGCTACATCTCCACCGTGGCCAAATCACTGCTGCTTTGCCAGGCGGTCGACAGGCCCAATGTGGGAGTGATACTGGATATCGGTCACGCTATACTGGCCTACGAGAATGCCGCCGAGTCGCTGGCGCTGGCCAGGATGTTCGGCGACCGGCTGTTTTTGCTGCATATCAACGATACGCGACCCGACTGGGACTGGGACCTCAACGTGGGCTCGGTGCACTTTCTGGATACACTGGAGTGGCTCTACTGGGCCGACAAAACGAGTTACGACGGGTATTATACCCTGGATATCTGGCCGGCCCGCATGGATACGGTGGAGGCAATACGGGAGAGCATCGAGTGGATACGGACGATGCGCCGCGCGCTTGAGCGTATCGGGGACACATCCATTGAAAACATGATGCGGGAGGGCAACCCGGCCAGAGCGATGAAGATCATACGTGAAGCCGTCTTCCGCTGA
- a CDS encoding rhamnulokinase family protein produces MKKTVNCAAVDLGASGGKVMLGRFDGSRITLEEIYRFPNGPIQAGRHIYWDVRRLFEEVKWGLGMAAGTARLVSVGLDAWGNDFCLLNSTGELVEDPHSYRDPRTDGVMEKCFQKMPREDIYDRTGVQFMQHNTLFQVYSMVLERSPLLESAATYLMIADLFNYWLCGEKCCEFTNATTTQFYDPNERDWCLPILEAFDIPARIMPPIIQPATKLGMLLPAICKELNMLTLPLIAVGTHDTASAAVAVPYNRGVPSGAPEDELPSPDNAAFLSSGTWSLMGAEVGEPLINSAGLKHNFTCYGGVRGSWLVWKNIQALWVLQECIRNWKEAGRYYTLENLISLAERAEPFAALIDVDNRLFLTPGDFPERIREYCKRSGQRPPESEGAIVRCILESLALKYRYTFERLQDVLGRKLDRIHVIGGGSLNALLNRFTAGAVGVPVVAGPVEATALGNFLAQLIARGEIGSLSQAREIVGRSFETTVYGPVRGDGWDDAFGKFHKLIQRDEL; encoded by the coding sequence ATGAAAAAGACCGTCAACTGCGCCGCTGTCGACCTGGGCGCCTCGGGAGGCAAGGTCATGCTGGGGCGCTTCGACGGCTCCCGGATCACACTGGAGGAGATTTACCGATTTCCCAACGGCCCGATACAGGCGGGTCGGCATATCTACTGGGACGTGCGCCGGCTCTTTGAGGAGGTCAAGTGGGGTTTGGGCATGGCAGCCGGTACCGCCCGGCTGGTTTCGGTCGGCCTGGATGCCTGGGGCAACGACTTCTGCCTGCTGAATTCCACCGGCGAACTTGTGGAGGACCCGCACAGCTACCGAGACCCCCGCACCGACGGCGTGATGGAAAAGTGCTTCCAGAAGATGCCGCGCGAGGATATCTATGACCGGACGGGCGTCCAGTTCATGCAGCACAACACCCTGTTTCAGGTCTACTCTATGGTGCTGGAGAGGTCGCCGCTGCTCGAGTCTGCAGCCACCTATCTGATGATCGCCGACCTGTTCAACTATTGGTTATGCGGTGAGAAGTGCTGCGAGTTTACCAACGCCACCACCACGCAGTTTTATGATCCCAACGAGCGCGACTGGTGCCTGCCCATATTGGAGGCCTTCGATATCCCTGCCCGCATTATGCCTCCCATCATACAGCCCGCAACGAAGCTTGGGATGCTGCTGCCGGCCATTTGCAAAGAGCTGAATATGCTGACCCTGCCGTTGATAGCCGTCGGCACACATGATACCGCCTCGGCTGCTGTCGCCGTACCCTATAACAGGGGCGTACCTTCAGGTGCGCCCGAAGATGAGCTGCCCTCCCCTGATAATGCCGCCTTCCTCAGTTCGGGCACCTGGTCGCTGATGGGGGCGGAGGTGGGTGAGCCCCTCATCAACAGTGCCGGGCTGAAACATAATTTCACCTGCTACGGTGGAGTAAGAGGCTCCTGGCTGGTCTGGAAGAATATACAGGCTCTGTGGGTGCTGCAGGAGTGTATACGCAACTGGAAGGAGGCAGGCCGGTACTATACACTCGAAAACCTTATCAGTCTGGCGGAGCGGGCTGAGCCGTTTGCCGCCCTGATCGACGTCGACAACAGGCTGTTTCTTACGCCCGGCGACTTCCCTGAACGCATCAGGGAGTACTGCAAGCGCAGCGGTCAGCGGCCGCCTGAGAGCGAAGGCGCGATAGTGCGATGTATCCTGGAATCGCTGGCTCTCAAGTATCGTTATACCTTTGAGCGTCTGCAGGATGTGCTGGGCAGGAAACTGGATCGTATCCACGTGATTGGCGGAGGCTCTCTCAACGCGCTTCTGAACCGCTTCACGGCAGGTGCTGTGGGTGTGCCCGTCGTGGCCGGCCCGGTCGAGGCCACTGCGCTGGGTAACTTTCTGGCACAACTTATAGCCAGGGGCGAGATCGGATCGCTGTCGCAGGCACGGGAGATCGTCGGCCGGTCGTTTGAAACAACTGTTTATGGGCCGGTTCGCGGAGATGGCTGGGATGATGCCTTCGGCAAGTTCCATAAGCTCATCCAAAGGGATGAGTTATAA
- a CDS encoding class II aldolase/adducin family protein, with protein MEQITLSRARGLIAEVGAIMLQRNLTDLAGGNISMRVEDKIVMSPSYAGQRKFWRLKPEDVLVLDLEGNLLEGEGKISREAPVHIKLLNSFYPHCQAVIHAHPRNIMVFCAARQIIPPVLENTYKFGEIKLAEYARGGVQSGQLAENVYNALCGQEKMMGGQAAAVMVPWHGLFAAGKDLYAVMDAVERIEVNARCILMGRVLLDDEDMLYRSRHDLAKHMEGFSGEGE; from the coding sequence ATGGAACAAATAACATTGTCTCGGGCCCGTGGTTTGATCGCCGAGGTAGGCGCTATCATGTTGCAGCGCAACCTGACCGACCTGGCCGGCGGCAATATCAGCATGCGGGTGGAGGATAAAATCGTCATGTCCCCCAGCTACGCAGGCCAACGGAAATTCTGGCGCTTGAAGCCGGAGGACGTGCTGGTGCTGGATCTGGAGGGCAACCTGCTGGAGGGAGAGGGTAAGATATCGCGCGAGGCGCCCGTACATATTAAGCTGCTAAATTCCTTCTACCCGCATTGTCAGGCTGTCATACATGCCCATCCCCGCAATATCATGGTGTTCTGCGCGGCCAGGCAGATCATCCCGCCCGTGCTGGAAAATACCTATAAATTCGGTGAGATTAAACTGGCTGAATACGCGCGCGGCGGTGTACAGAGCGGGCAACTGGCCGAGAATGTATATAACGCGCTCTGCGGTCAGGAGAAAATGATGGGCGGGCAGGCCGCCGCTGTGATGGTGCCCTGGCACGGCCTTTTCGCTGCCGGAAAGGACCTGTACGCGGTGATGGATGCGGTTGAGAGGATCGAGGTCAATGCGCGCTGCATATTGATGGGCAGGGTGCTGCTGGACGACGAAGATATGCTCTATCGCTCGCGCCATGATCTGGCCAAACATATGGAAGGCTTCAGCGGGGAAGGGGAATAG